The sequence below is a genomic window from Lolium perenne isolate Kyuss_39 chromosome 7, Kyuss_2.0, whole genome shotgun sequence.
caagcggcaagtgatcgactacatcaacaacgagatctaatctcgtaggctttggaaatcttcgagggttagtctcatcttcatctcgttgctaccatctactagattggatcttggcttgttattcgttcttgcggtaggaaattttttgttttctatgctacgaatcccaacagatCATACCAGCCCCTGCCTTGCCATCTGATGCCATAAACGAGCCATTTACATTCAGCTTCATCACCCCTTCAGGAGGTCGCACCCATGGGTACATCGTGATCTCGCTTGGTTTTTCATTGTCGGCAGAGATCAGATGACCGATCGGCCTCTTAGATTCAAAGTGTAACTTAGAGTAATCAAAGCTGCCACATGTGACCTCAATTGATCGTTTATGCAACACAATACAAGGAAGTTATAACAGTTGTATCAATCTATGGTGCATACCTATCTCTCTAATGTGATATGCACCTACTCTACCGCGCTTTCTCAATCTCAATCTTGCTACATGCATGAAGCAATGGCAGCGGTAGCGctttttttattttaaaaaaagCTAGTTGATCTTTCAATGAGATGAACTTGACGGCAAGAAGCTTATGAGCTATCCTCTCACTAACAAAGTGAAAGTCAACCACTATATGCTTGGTACGTGGATGAAACACCGTATTAGAGGAGAGATAAGTAGCTCATATATTGTCGCACCATCAAACTACAGATCGGTCTTGCCCAATTCCGAGTTCCTTGAGCAGAGATCGATGACTTTACAACACTAGTGCGGAACTCAAGCGACGACAACATCTGCTTGCCATCGCCATGTGTCTAGTGGAGAAGATGAAGAACTCCTGAGGACTTGATTGTACTTTCATTTTCTATCACAAACTTTCCTGTAGTGTTGTTGTTTGATTAATATAGAGCTCATGCCCATTCATAAGAAAAACATATATCTATCATGTCAATAAAACATGTTTCTGAATTTAAACACATATCTAGAAACCAAAATGGAAAATCTAGATGTGAACATTACCTAATTTAACCGTTAACATTATTTGTGTAAAATCTGTCTTCATTTCTTGAGATCCAAACTGAGTTTGGATTTAAAATATTATCGCATAGTAGATACTTTTACATGAGAGTCATAATTTACAAGTTATTTAATTTACAAATTTTCCTTTTGGTTGCAAAAGAAAAAGGGAATCAAGTTATCTATGTAGTATTTTGCACCATGTAGACATACTATATCGTGTTCTTAAATTTTGTTCCTATTTTATATTTTTCAATATCTTGACAAAGGGTTCTCCAATGTATGACTCTAAAAAATTTATACTAAGCAAATTTACCTTTTAAAACACTCCAACAATAAATTCTTACTATTCTTAATACAATATTTAGTGCATAATCTTAATTAATATTTCCAAATTCTATTTTAATACTAAAATTCAAAATTAACCCATAAATTCAAATACTTGTCATTACACTTGAACTAGTGTTAAATTACACATGCCATGTATACCATATTTATTTTTCGAGTTATAGTTTGGAATAATTTGGTGTTATCTGTTAATAAAAATAACATTCCCTCTATGTAATCTTTTGTACCATATATACATATTTACATAGTTTTTTTCTATGTCATACCTATTTTGTATTATTAAATATCTTGACAAAGGGTTCTCCAATTTATAAGTCTAAATATTCTGATAATGGATTGCCGAGTAGGATTTTCCAACTAATTAATTTTACAAAATATGAAATCCTACAGGGTAGGAGGTGTCAACCAGTGGTTTGTTCGGCCAAAGAAACAAGAGTTTCCTCCCAAATAACATCCTCTTCCCTTGATAGGGTTTATAATTGGTCATTGGGCATGTGTGCTCAGTTCATGGTCACATGAAAACAATGTTTGTAAACACTTGGAACATTTTAGAATCCAATATTAAGTGGCAGCATTGATCTCCACTCTTGGTTTGATATAGTTACCGTCAAATGATGCAGTCAAAGGGAAACGCCAATGAACTGTTCTTACATCATCATTGTACAAGAGTTAACGTGAATATTTGTATTCCTTCCTTTATTTGAGAGACCACTTCACAGTAGCTAGAAGTTGTAAACACTCGTCCTCATATGGTGTTGTTGCGGACTTCCTCTACATTTGCAAATGGGGTTCTGCTTGCTTATGGTCACGATCAATTTTTTGACACCCCATGGGCGTCGTTTAGCTGTCGGAAGCCATTGGGCGAAGAAGTCGGAGGGAGAGAAGAAAGCCGGAGGGGAAAGATCTTCCGCAATCGTTGCTCTCCTGCCACTACCGAAATCCAGTTTTTCTCCGCCCAGTGTCGCCACCGGCAACCGTCCGCCTGCCACCGTCACTCGCGGCCGGCGGTGCTCCCTCGGGCGCCTTGTCGCCCCGCCCTGCTTGAAGCTTGGCCTCCGTCGCACCGGTCTTCCCTAAAAGGTCCGCCGCCACCTAGGTGGTCTCCTCACTTGTGAACCCGCACCAGTTGGGTGGTGGGAGTTGAGGTCCATGGAGGTAGTGAGAGATGAAGTATGGAGGTATGAGAAGAAAGTGTCTGGAACGCGAAATGTAGGGAGGAGCGTGGGATAAGGAAGAGGAGGGTCGCAGAAACCATGTTTCCTAGGTGGGTTGTCCAGCGCACAGTCGGTTGTAACCGTGGCTACTAGTCGTTCGTTGCAAATGTTGACTAGCTAGATTGATGGTTACTCCCTCCCTTCGCGAATAATTatacattttttttattttagaaGTTTAATGTTTTTAAATTTAATTAAATATTTACACATAGATAGCATCATATGTGACATCAAATTATTATATTATTGATAGTCGAGCGATATTTATTATCCAAActaaggacggagggagtaccttcAGCACGTGCCTAGaaacatctcaaaaaaaaaaacacgtgCCTAGAAACCAAACCACATTTATTCGGGCCAGCACatctcaattttttttttttctaTACGACTCTATCTGAGCACCGGGTAAGCCCATCGGTCTGTAAATTTTCTTGTTTGGCCGGGCCGCCGCGCAGTATCACTTCCCCGCTCCATTagctcaaaaaaaaacaaattctcaaaaaaaaaagctcaaaaaacaaaagaaaagaaaagaaaaatcccCACTCCAGAACCTTCTTccccttcctcggttcctcccccGCTGCCATTGCTCGCCGACGCCAAAACCCCACGCTGCTAAACCCTAGCGCCTGCGCGCCCCGGCCATGGACGGCGAGGACTTGGTCGCGGTGCTGGGTTTCCTGCGCGACAAGGGCTTCGTGGCCACGGAGCTGGCGCTGCAGGAGGAGCAGACCCGCCTCTCCGCCATCACCAACAACCCACAAGTCCCGCGCCGCAGGTACGCGCGCACCGCTACCCCCTCCAGGGCCTGGTCGGTTTGTGTGGAATCGGCATGGATCGGGAGGTGTTGACAGGGAATTGAACTGTATGTGTTCCCTGCGCCATCGCCCCCCCTTCCCCAACTCGTGTGTGCCCCAACACGCGCGCGCGCAGGTTCATCATCTAGCGTGGGATTACGGGGTTCGGTCTGAATGGAGATGGTCGAGTGCATAGAGTGAATCCTGCATGGCTCTGAGCATCATAAAGTCGCAGCACAGCTCTAAAATTGCTAGTACTGAATGTGTAATTTGCATCACCACATTCAGGTTACCGCTGCACACGCTAAATCCTAAACTCAAGTTCGGTAGGAATTTTGTAAGAAGCCTCTGTACTACTCTGTTCCTATCTGCAGCCTGTCGCTTAGTTATGTCCGTACCACCATCAACGCATGCAACAATAAGCATGTGTTAACTAGTTAAGTTACTCCTGCTCTATCTCAAGTCTCCATTCAGGACTCAGCATTCCAGCTTCAGTCCTTGCATCCCTAGAATTGGTACTGAATGTGTAATTTGCATCAGCACATTCAGGTTAGAGGTACCACCATCAGAATGCTGCGTACACTAAATCCTAAACTGAAGTTAAGTAGAAATTACAAGGGATTTCTCTGCACGGAGTGTAATTAATGTGTGCCTTCCCAATCAAGATTTTATCTGCAGTGAGTGTAATGGATCTTGGCACATGGTTGAACATCGTCCCTGTTGACAGGTCAGTTGAGGATCCATCGGAAGTCCAGGATGCCTACGATAGTCTGAGAACATGGGTACGCGGTTCATTGAGGCCGTACAAGGTGTGTAATGGGATACTTGCTAATGATATGTTCATCCTCTTTGTGTATTCAGCTATATAGtgatttttttatttattttttgtagGAGGAATTACTTCGTGTGCTTTATCCGGTGTTCATCCAGTGCGTTGTTGATCTAGTCAAAGGGGGAAACACAGATGAAGGTATtgctttttttctatttttttctgggCTGTGCATTATATTTTAGAGAACTGAGCAACCAGGGAGAGACCCTGTAAATCCGCCAATAACTCCCTCTCAAGAGGCTCAGAACAGAAATGTAGCCTCTTCCAAGCCGATAATAAAACAGCGCCCTGTATCGTCTCGGAGAATCATACCTGCCCCTGCATTGTTATCTGATTTGATGTAGGAGCCACCAATCGACAAAGCCACCAGCCAGGGGATAGTGCGTCCCAAGTTGCTAGATCGACGCTTTTAACATGTTGCTTGGGCAAGAACTGTTGTGCAAACTGTACCACCTGTTTTCCTTTTATTGGATCATCACAATTTGAATTTTGTCGGATCGCCAACAGTAAACTCGTATAGCTACGTAAATAATTTCTTGTAATTTCAACAGGAGGGTTCACTTTGTCATGCAATCTATCGTTTTCTCAGCTGCTGAACCCTCCAAATAATCATCAAGGTCATATCTTGATGATTATTTGGAGGGCTTGGCAGCTGAGGCTTCCATATTGCCATCTCCTTATCTTCGTTTAGAACCCGTGGTTCTACCTGTATTCGTTTGTTGCTGGTATCTGCTACCTCCTGAGATTTCTTTTCAGCACCAGTGTTTCCCAGATGTGTTGCATCCCTTTTGTGTTCTCATTTACACGGGTCTGTCTCATGTAGATCACCTAACATATGAATTCTACAGCTCGGATTTTTTTCCACTCATTTCTCGAAGATCATGAGAATGAACATTCAAAGGATCTGCATAAGATGAAACGCATTCTTTCTCCGCATTTAAAGGTCCTTCATTTCGCTCTGTTACATCCATTTTAATATGAATTAAGTCTTTGATTTTCTGTTTTTGTATCTTCATAACAGTTAATAACATGCACCTACTATTATGGACGGTATAATTTTCAGGAAATCGATCTGGCACCATTCTTGAGGGGGGAGAGATTCAGAGTTAAAGTGTGTGAGGTACTAATATGTCAATTCTCCTATATATGCATGGTGTCGTGATAACCAATTTTCCTTTAAAGTTTCCATCACATTTTTTGCAgtattcatatgaattacttcttCGCCATCTGCATGAAGAAAAAGCTTTTGTAATGCTTGAAATGATCAATAAAGGGACAGTTTTTGAAGGTATGATGCCCAAGTAAAATACACTGCACAGATTTTGTCAAGTAGTTTCACTTCTCGAACTAACAAATACTCAACTTTGCAGTATGTGCTGGCCAACCATCTTTTCTCTCTGTGTCTGCTATGGTTAGTATGTCGTTTCACAAAGTTCTATTCTCAAATGCATGCGGCTCTAAAATCTTGCCTTACCGTGTCGGTTGATGCCGTAATTTGCTTTTTTTTTGTAGGATTCGTCCCGTCTTTTCCCATTGAAACAAGAAACTGTTGCAGAGATAGTACAGGCCGGGTCTTCTGCAGCTTTAGTGGGAGTATCGGCACTCAATCTTCTTGCTGCGAAAGTCAGTGAATGTGATAATACTTTTGGCTTCGTTAGTGTAGCCATACTATATTCTATTCCATATACATATCTTCCTTTTGGCATAGTTAGTGCTGCTCTAGGTGTGAGTGCAACAAAAAACCATCGTTTGCTCGGCTTGGCTGCTACCCTTTTCATTGCCCAGTGCATTTACATCTTAATCATTGGAGGGGTTCGTGCTATCACATGTCAGAGTATGAGCGTCCTGGGTCCCTTTCGTATATATACAATTCTTTTCGTGGTTAACACCGGAACCGCGTGTATTCTCCACTTTTGGGGCACCATGAGCGAGCATCCGAAGGTCGATCACCCCCTTTCCCTGTCCTTTGGATTATTTGACAAATACTATTATCTTTGACTGATATAGTGATATTCTCTTTGTACTTTGCAGTGTTTGCACGATTTTGTGAATAGTTATTCTATGGCCGTTGATGCAATTTCTAGATTTTTTCACTGGAGAATTTTTGCTCGTGGTGCAAAAACTGAAGTAAAGTCAGAGGCTGATCTTGAGATGGGCATGGGTGGACAGAACAGAGATCAAGAAGGTTCACTGATGCTGGGGAGGTCTAAGAAACAGTGAGTTTCTTATATATCCAAGAGTTCTGACTAGAATTCATACCGAGAATTTGCTTCTGCTCATAATTTCAGATTTTATACTTATGTAGCTCTTTCTTGATTTAATCTCTGACTAACTAAGTAAATATTCAAGATTTTCCACTTGCAATGTTTAAGGTGGTCTCTTTCTTGTACCCGTATATGAACCACTGTTTTCCCCTTGTCCGATGTCTTGTGGCAAGATGTGAGTTCTGTTGTTTGATGTGTCCAATGCACACCACCAAGGACTGTTAGCAGTTAGGGGCCTTTGCAATCTGATGTCCTCAGTATTGAGGTGCAATGGATTTTGATTTACCAGGAGAACCGAATTCTGATTTGTCCTCTGCAACTAGTTTTGGTGTATGCTTCGAGTCTTTCAAATGTTGACTGCACACATTATAGGGCGATATATCTGTGAAAAAACTGAGAGGTATCGTTGAAAAAGCAAGCTGGTCGATTAGCTTCTGGTATGGAAGGAGATTCAACGCTTATCTGAGTGAGGTTTTGGAAATATATCGAGTGGGGAAATTGCCATGTCAGAATGAAGTTCTGATTGGTTAGCGGGGAATGAGGCTATTTTAGTCCAGTTGCTGGAAACTGTAGGAGTAGCTGTACATCATTGCAATGCCAGTTGACTTCTTTGACGATTGGTTTTGGTCTAGTTTTCTACCTGTACCCAAGTAGTAAGATGTGAACTCTGTTGTTTGATGTGCACACCATAGATTTGTTAGCAGTTAGGGGCCTCTACAATTTGATGTCCTTTGTATTGAGTGGCAGTGGATTTTGGTTTACCAGTAGAATCTAATTCTTATTTGTCATGCATCTTTTCCTTGCAGGTGAATCTTGATTCAGCAGGGTACCTGGCAAGCACAACCACCAGCTGACTGCTGGGTATGCATGCCCTCGCACCACCTCCATATCAAGAGAACTGAACAGATTATCATCCTGGGGTGTTTTTATGTCTTAACATAACTGACATGGAGTACCTATTTTCTTTTCCTGTCCCTCATCAAGCTTATCTGAGAGAATGGTCACTGAAATAGATTTTTGCTTAGGACTTGGGTTGCAAGGCAACATTTCAACTAATGTCTCAGATTTCTGGAGTTTGTCATTCATGATACTTCAGGGAAAGGCTCGTTAACTAGGATGTAGCTTCTTGGCTAAGATTCTTCTGGAGTTCGTCATTCATGGTACTTCAGAGAACGGCTTGTTAACTAGCATGTAGCTTCTTGCTGGTTGCTACTGATTGCCTTCTGCATTTCTCTAGATGGTCTGTAGCTTGTAGCTTATTGCTACTCCAGTAGTACTGTTGACTTGATTGTCTGATGTAATGTACTAAGCCCCTTGAGATTACGTTGAAGCCACTGTACTATATAAGAGCTGCAAGTATTTGGTAGAAGTAGTAATAAAGTTATCGCTCTGTTCCTAGCGGACTGTGGTAGTAGGCACTAGGCAGCACGTAACATTTGCTGGCGCTGGCGCTTTGGCATGTGGCGGGCAGCCTAGTGTAGATTGATCCGCGAAGAGTTGGTTTTACCTGAACTTGTATGGAATTCATTCATTCTGCCCAAAAACTTGCATGAAGTCCAATTCTTCTGTCAGTTGATGGATCAGTGTTTGAGATGAACGCAGTTACCAATATATGTTGGGCACTATCTGTTTCTTCATTTTTACCATAAAGGCCACGTGTCCAAGGGGCTGTTTTTGTCAGAAGATGTCAAAAGAGAGTCTGAGTTGTGGCCGCTCCTGAAGAGGAATGAGTCATAGCGGCCTCTGGTGACAGTGTTGGAGCCGAGAGGCAAGCGGTCGAGAAAGACGACAGAGATCATGCGTGTGGTAAAGCGTGATATAGTGGATGTCAAAACGATAAGCCCTGTTCTTTGTTAATCACCAGAGCAGCAGCTTGCTAGGGCCTAACAACGTGACAATCAAATCAATGTGTAGAGTGTAGACTGTCGTATCCATGAAAAACCCAGCGGGCTTGCATGCTTCCAAGCTTAGGTGCCTGCAGCTGAGTGTATCAGTATTGCCAGAGTGGGTTTTTTGATCATTTGCCCATTCTAAATTCGCCAGACAAAACTGTGGCCTGAAAGTCGGACTGAGTCAGAATGAAGTTGCATGGCCAAGTAAAGAAAAGGGCAACCATCGTTTTATATGGGATTTAGCTCGCAGAAAACAAATTAATACCACAACCCACATTTGTATTCTGAGCATCGCATCGACGAGAATGGTGGGATATTTCTAGATGGGGGAAAAGGCGCAAGCCCCGTGCTTGTTGTAGAAGAACAAATCATACTGCGCTAGGGATTTGGATGCCCTTTCTGATCGTGCGCATGCATCTTCGTTTCTCTGCTAGCATAATTGATACTCCCTTCGTTTTATATTTATATGTAAGGCCTCTTCGTATTTTAAGCCAAAAATTTGATCAATAATTTAATGAATAAAATATAATTTATATACGGTTGAAAAGGCAATCTTTCAAATATGAATTTAATGATATATTTTTAATGACATGTAACGTATATTTTGTAGATTAAATAATTTGTTAAAGTTTATCATCAACAGTTGCTTTTCTTCAATATTTCAAATAGAGGATGTGTGTTTTATTTCCACCCTTTGAATCTCTTAATATTCATGGGTTTATCTAGCCAGTTGAAAATCTACAGTCCTTGGCAGTAGAATTTACACTGGAAGAAATTGAGGGTGTGGTCAAACATATTAAATTGGATAAAGCATCAGGTCTTAATGGAATGTTTCTCAAACATTGTTGGCACATCATTAAGGATGATTTCATTCAACTCTATAAAGAGTTCCATGTGGGGAGATAGTATTTCATTACAAAGcattaatggttccttcattaCCTTGGTGCCTAAGAAGTAGTGCCCTGAGACTGTTAATGATTTTAGGCCGACATCCCttacaaacacttgtatcaaattTTTAACCAAGATGATGGCTAATAGATTTCAAAATGTGATCACTAGGTGTATCCATGCTAATCAATATGGTTTTATCAAGTCTAGAACTATATAGGATTGCCTGGCTTGGACTTTTGAGTATCTTGTtagaaggcaaagaggaaatctgtGATCATTAAgattgattttgagaaggcttTTGATACTATTGAGCACCATGCAATTTTGGTAATATTGAGGTGTAAGGGTTTTCCCCAACCAGTAATAAGAATGATGAAAGAGGTCTTATCCTCAGGTTGTTTCTCTGTGCTTGTTAATGGGGTTCCTAGAAATAATTTTGCATGCAAAAGGGGAGTTAGACAGGGTGATCCTTTATCCCCTCTCTTATATACGCTTGGTGGAGATCTCTTGCAGAGCATTGTCAATTTGGCATTAGGTGAAGGACTTTTAAGACTGCCAATTCCCCTTGATGGAGGTTTTCCAATAGTTCAGTATGCAGATGATACAATTATTGTGTTGCTAGCAGAAGATGGTCAGCTATTGTTATTCAAGAAGTTGTTGAATAAATATGCTGGATACACTGGGTTAAAAGTCAATTACCATAAGTCATCTTCGATTTCTATTAATCTTTCTCCAACAAGAGGCTGAGCATATGGCCATGTTTTTTGACTGCCAGGGTCTATGCCTTTTACATACCTTGGTTTGCCCATGGGAACCACCAAGCCGTGTGTTAGGGATTTCTCTCCAATCATTGACCTAATCGAAAGAAGGCTTTCGGCTACTGTGTCTTTTTTCTCTTACGGAGACAATTTGATTTTGGTCAACTCAGTTTTGTCATCTCTCGCTACTTAATTCATGTGCACTTCAGTAATTCCTTTGGAAGTGATTGAAATAATTGACAAAGCTAGAAGAAGATGTCATTGGAGGAAGGATAAGAACAAGGAGAGAGTGAATTTTTTGGCTGCTTGGAATATGGTTTGTAAGCCAAAGGACAATGGTGGGATGGTTATTATTAATTTGCAGCTTCAAAATAAGGCCTTGCTCCTCAAGCACTTGATAAGTTCTATAATAATGCTGATGTGCCATGGGTAAAGTTGATGAAGGAAGCTTAATTACTATTATGATATTGTACCACATGATCTGATGTTATCTGGGTCCTTTTGGTGGAGATGAGTGATTGGTTTAGTGGATTTGTGGGGAGAAATGACATTATGCAAGGCTGTCTCTGGCTCCTCTGTTTTATTCTAGGATGCCAAGTGGCAAGATGATATCTTGTCACTGATGGCGTGCagtcgacacgtccgttgggaaccccaagaggaaggtgtgatgcgcacagcagtaagtttccctcagtaagaaaccaaggttatcgaaccagtaggagtcaaggaacacgtgaaggttgttggtggcggagtgtagtgcggcgcaacaccagggat
It includes:
- the LOC127311450 gene encoding uncharacterized protein; this translates as MDGEDLVAVLGFLRDKGFVATELALQEEQTRLSAITNNPQVPRRRSVEDPSEVQDAYDSLRTWVRGSLRPYKEELLRVLYPVFIQCVVDLVKGGNTDEARIFFHSFLEDHENEHSKDLHKMKRILSPHLKEIDLAPFLRGERFRVKVCEYSYELLLRHLHEEKAFVMLEMINKGTVFEVCAGQPSFLSVSAMDSSRLFPLKQETVAEIVQAGSSAALVGVSALNLLAAKVSECDNTFGFVSVAILYSIPYTYLPFGIVSAALGVSATKNHRLLGLAATLFIAQCIYILIIGGVRAITCQSMSVLGPFRIYTILFVVNTGTACILHFWGTMSEHPKCLHDFVNSYSMAVDAISRFFHWRIFARGAKTEVKSEADLEMGMGGQNRDQEGSLMLGRSKKQ